In Selenomonas sp. TAMA-11512, a genomic segment contains:
- the sdaAA gene encoding L-serine ammonia-lyase, iron-sulfur-dependent, subunit alpha, with protein MSGFHTITEMIAYADENHMPLHAVVIENEVTISQRREKDILHEMAAQWEVMKSSIRYGIENEKKSISGLTGGDAKKLYTGKGTGYLGEAAHRAAAYAVGINEVSASMGRVVACPTAGSCGIVPAALYAAAETKQIDDETIVKALFTAAGIGMIIAQNASISGAEGGCQAECGTAAGMAAASLVELAGGTPEMSGNACALAIKNLLGLACDPVAGLVEVPCVKRNGFIAVEAMLAADMALMGVRSFIPVDEVIDAMYRIGKSLPKTLRETAKGGLATTPTALAAAKMIYGEA; from the coding sequence ATGAGCGGTTTTCATACGATTACCGAAATGATTGCTTATGCTGACGAGAACCATATGCCTCTTCACGCAGTTGTCATAGAAAATGAAGTGACGATCTCACAGCGCAGGGAAAAGGATATCCTTCATGAAATGGCGGCACAGTGGGAGGTCATGAAGTCATCTATTCGATATGGCATTGAAAATGAAAAAAAATCGATCAGCGGTCTCACCGGCGGAGATGCCAAAAAGCTATATACGGGAAAAGGGACAGGGTACCTGGGAGAGGCAGCGCATCGGGCTGCTGCATATGCGGTAGGCATTAATGAAGTGAGCGCTTCAATGGGGCGCGTTGTGGCTTGCCCAACAGCCGGATCCTGTGGAATAGTACCTGCGGCGCTCTATGCAGCAGCAGAGACGAAGCAAATTGATGACGAGACCATTGTGAAGGCGCTTTTTACAGCTGCGGGAATCGGCATGATAATTGCACAAAACGCATCTATCTCCGGTGCTGAAGGCGGGTGTCAGGCAGAGTGTGGGACTGCTGCCGGAATGGCGGCAGCATCTCTCGTAGAGCTTGCAGGAGGAACACCGGAAATGTCCGGGAATGCCTGTGCGCTTGCAATCAAAAATCTTTTAGGACTTGCCTGCGATCCTGTCGCAGGCCTTGTCGAGGTTCCCTGTGTCAAACGCAACGGTTTTATTGCCGTTGAGGCAATGCTCGCTGCCGATATGGCGCTGATGGGGGTGCGTTCCTTCATCCCTGTTGATGAGGTCATAGATGCGATGTACAGGATTGGCAAGTCTTTGCCAAAGACACTTCGAGAGACGGCAAAGGGAGGCCTTGCCACGACGCCGACAGCGCTTGCAGCGGCTAAGATGATATATGGAGAAGCTTGA
- the ilvA gene encoding threonine ammonia-lyase, producing MSEETKKKGISAQPSVTIADVYDAARCLQGVTTKTKLIVSPFFSDVSGNEVYLKPENLQKTGSFKLRGAYNKISHLSKEERAKGVITASAGNHAQGVAFAAQKLGIKAIICMPATTPILKVEATRAYGAEVVLHGDTFDDAFQKSQDLQAEHGYVYVHPFDDPLVLLGQGTTALEIIDELKDVDAILVPVGGGGFASGVAFATKAVNPRVQVIGVEPTGAACMENSFKRGTVSTLGAIDTVADGCAVKTPGELTYSFCKEYLDELITVSEMEIMSALLFLIEKHKLIAEGAGVLALAALNHLPFKNKKVVSILSGGNIDISTISALIDKAMIARGRVFCFAVQLPDKPGQLLMVADILAQENANVIRLEHNQAMVTDSFKTVQLEVTVETHGAEHISKITCALEKAGLSVTKIY from the coding sequence ATGTCAGAAGAAACGAAAAAAAAAGGTATCTCTGCACAGCCAAGTGTAACGATTGCAGATGTTTATGACGCGGCGCGCTGTCTTCAAGGTGTGACGACAAAAACAAAACTCATTGTGAGTCCTTTCTTTTCTGATGTTTCCGGCAACGAAGTTTATCTCAAGCCGGAGAATCTACAAAAAACAGGTTCCTTTAAGCTTCGTGGTGCCTACAACAAAATCAGCCATCTCTCGAAAGAAGAACGTGCTAAGGGAGTCATTACAGCCTCTGCCGGAAACCACGCACAGGGCGTTGCTTTCGCGGCACAAAAGCTCGGTATAAAAGCCATCATCTGTATGCCTGCGACAACGCCGATCCTCAAGGTCGAAGCGACTCGAGCTTATGGTGCGGAAGTCGTTCTTCATGGAGATACTTTTGATGACGCTTTTCAGAAGTCACAAGATCTGCAAGCCGAACATGGCTATGTTTATGTTCATCCCTTCGATGATCCTCTCGTCCTTCTGGGACAGGGCACAACAGCACTTGAAATTATTGACGAACTAAAGGATGTCGATGCAATTTTAGTTCCCGTTGGCGGTGGCGGCTTTGCCTCAGGCGTTGCATTCGCAACAAAAGCGGTCAATCCGCGCGTGCAAGTCATCGGTGTAGAACCGACCGGAGCAGCCTGTATGGAGAATTCCTTCAAACGCGGTACGGTATCGACACTTGGTGCTATAGATACGGTCGCCGACGGCTGTGCCGTCAAAACTCCCGGCGAACTTACATATAGCTTCTGCAAGGAGTATCTGGATGAGCTCATTACCGTTTCCGAGATGGAGATAATGAGTGCACTTCTCTTTCTTATTGAGAAGCACAAGCTCATTGCCGAAGGTGCCGGTGTTCTCGCACTTGCCGCACTTAACCACCTCCCATTTAAGAATAAGAAGGTTGTCTCCATTCTCTCGGGCGGCAACATTGATATCTCAACTATCTCTGCTTTGATTGACAAAGCAATGATTGCTCGCGGTCGTGTCTTTTGCTTTGCCGTGCAGCTTCCGGATAAACCTGGACAGCTCCTCATGGTTGCAGACATACTGGCACAGGAAAATGCAAATGTCATTCGACTTGAGCATAATCAGGCAATGGTCACGGACAGCTTCAAGACGGTGCAGCTCGAAGTCACCGTTGAAACACATGGTGCGGAGCACATCTCTAAAATTACGTGTGCACTGGAAAAGGCCGGTCTTTCTGTAACGAAGATATACTAA
- a CDS encoding LmeA family phospholipid-binding protein, whose translation MKKYLFLAVVILAITLMSSLLLPMWLSSRAEMYLSNLGASNVHAEVDAAPSLRLLLGQADTLKAEAKDIVLGKLVLSDAAVDGENVQFDAIEAYTNRNFKIISADRLVLTGQITADTLSKFLAREYDKLENIQVEMHPDGIYVTAEARLLKSPIRIYIEGELLEETENIYLHLRRIDIKNASFGRAAIAGFFDDIPLVQLKTLPLRAEVRKIEQAEGYVKVVIDCKNE comes from the coding sequence ATGAAAAAATACCTATTTCTTGCTGTGGTCATCCTGGCCATCACACTGATGTCTTCACTCCTGTTGCCGATGTGGCTGTCGTCGAGGGCGGAGATGTATCTTTCTAATCTTGGTGCATCAAACGTCCATGCAGAGGTCGATGCTGCTCCGTCCTTGCGATTACTTTTGGGCCAGGCAGACACACTCAAGGCAGAGGCAAAGGATATAGTGCTGGGTAAGCTCGTTTTATCCGATGCTGCCGTTGATGGAGAAAATGTTCAATTTGATGCCATTGAGGCATATACAAATAGAAATTTTAAGATTATCTCCGCAGACAGATTGGTGTTGACGGGGCAAATTACAGCTGATACGCTGTCGAAATTTCTAGCGAGAGAATATGATAAGCTTGAAAATATTCAGGTCGAAATGCATCCGGATGGCATCTATGTGACAGCGGAGGCTCGTCTTTTGAAGAGCCCGATTCGCATTTACATTGAGGGAGAACTTTTAGAGGAGACGGAAAATATCTATCTCCACCTGCGCCGAATCGACATCAAGAATGCGTCCTTTGGACGGGCCGCGATTGCCGGTTTTTTTGATGATATACCTTTGGTGCAGCTAAAAACATTGCCGCTTCGTGCAGAGGTGCGTAAAATTGAGCAGGCAGAAGGCTATGTAAAGGTGGTTATTGACTGCAAGAATGAGTGA
- the glmS gene encoding glutamine--fructose-6-phosphate transaminase (isomerizing) → MCGIVGYIGKGQAAPFLLDGLNKLEYRGYDSAGIAVYDGNNIRVEKTVGRLAALQEKVAGNMPQGSLGIGHTRWATHGRPSDRNAHPHTDCSGDFVIVHNGIIENYLSLKETLIEKGHIFKSETDTEVVVHLLEEVYNGDFESSVREVLRQIEGSYALVFMSKKHPDRLICTKQDNPLVIGLGNGENFIASDIPAIIARTRKTYIVADGELAIVKGDSITVKDRAGNVIDKEIFEVTWNAEAAEKGGYEHFMLKEIHEQPKAVRDTISPRLSKDGSSIVMDELKWDASFLNNIHKVTIVACGTAYNAGLVGKYYIEKLVRIPVEIDIASEFRYRDPIVDDHTLMLVLSQSGETSDTLAALKEAKRLGAKTLAITNVVGSSIAREAAQVLYTWAGPEIAVASTKAYTTQLILLFMLSLYMAGIKGAQSKERIAELIAALEKVPGEISETLEDVEPIKTFAKQYGFNEDVFYIGRSLDYHVSIEGALKLKEISYIHAEAYAAGELKHGTLALIVKGVPVIALATQTDVYEKTLSNIKEVKARDAVVIGIAAKGDTELEKYVDHVIKVPATDTLLIPVLTVVPLQLLAYYAAITRGADVDKPRNLAKSVTVE, encoded by the coding sequence ATGTGCGGAATTGTTGGCTATATTGGAAAGGGACAGGCAGCTCCATTTTTACTTGACGGTCTGAATAAATTGGAATATCGCGGCTATGACTCGGCCGGGATTGCGGTCTACGATGGCAATAATATCCGTGTTGAGAAGACCGTCGGTCGTCTTGCGGCTCTTCAGGAAAAGGTTGCGGGAAACATGCCGCAGGGCAGCCTCGGTATCGGTCATACCCGCTGGGCCACGCATGGTCGCCCGTCCGATCGCAATGCACATCCTCATACGGATTGCTCCGGTGATTTTGTTATTGTTCACAATGGGATCATAGAAAATTATCTCTCTTTAAAGGAGACTCTCATTGAAAAGGGACATATCTTCAAGTCGGAGACGGATACAGAGGTAGTTGTTCATCTCTTGGAAGAGGTCTACAATGGAGATTTTGAGAGTTCGGTACGAGAGGTGCTTCGTCAAATAGAGGGTTCATACGCACTTGTCTTTATGTCCAAAAAGCACCCGGATCGTCTCATTTGTACGAAGCAGGATAATCCGCTTGTTATCGGGCTGGGTAATGGGGAAAACTTCATTGCTTCCGACATCCCTGCTATTATCGCCCGTACACGAAAGACTTATATTGTTGCCGATGGAGAGCTTGCTATTGTCAAGGGAGACAGTATTACTGTCAAAGATCGTGCTGGCAATGTAATCGACAAAGAAATTTTTGAAGTCACGTGGAATGCTGAAGCCGCGGAAAAAGGCGGATACGAACATTTTATGCTCAAGGAGATTCACGAGCAGCCAAAGGCTGTTCGTGACACAATTTCGCCTCGTTTATCAAAAGACGGCTCGTCCATTGTCATGGATGAACTTAAATGGGATGCATCTTTTCTCAACAATATTCATAAGGTCACGATTGTGGCCTGTGGTACGGCATATAATGCAGGACTTGTCGGCAAGTATTACATCGAAAAACTTGTTCGCATTCCTGTTGAAATCGATATTGCTTCCGAGTTCCGCTATCGCGATCCAATTGTCGATGATCACACGCTCATGCTTGTCCTCTCACAATCCGGTGAGACGAGCGATACACTCGCTGCCCTTAAAGAGGCAAAACGTCTCGGCGCAAAGACGCTTGCCATTACGAATGTTGTCGGTTCTTCCATTGCTCGTGAAGCGGCACAGGTACTTTATACATGGGCAGGTCCGGAGATTGCCGTCGCTTCGACGAAAGCCTATACGACGCAGCTTATCCTGCTCTTCATGCTATCTCTATATATGGCAGGTATCAAAGGGGCACAGTCCAAAGAGCGTATAGCCGAGCTCATTGCAGCACTTGAAAAGGTACCGGGAGAAATCAGTGAAACACTTGAGGACGTTGAACCCATCAAGACATTTGCCAAGCAGTATGGATTTAATGAGGACGTATTTTATATCGGTCGATCCCTTGACTATCATGTTTCCATTGAGGGCGCATTAAAGCTCAAGGAGATTTCCTACATCCATGCGGAAGCGTATGCTGCCGGTGAACTGAAGCACGGCACGCTGGCGCTCATTGTCAAGGGAGTGCCTGTCATCGCACTTGCTACGCAGACAGATGTCTACGAGAAGACCTTGAGCAACATCAAGGAAGTCAAGGCTCGTGATGCAGTGGTCATCGGTATTGCAGCGAAGGGAGATACCGAGCTTGAGAAGTATGTCGATCATGTCATCAAGGTACCGGCCACCGATACCCTTTTGATTCCCGTGCTGACAGTCGTTCCACTCCAGCTCCTTGCTTACTACGCCGCCATCACGCGTGGTGCAGATGTCGATAAACCTCGTAACCTTGCCAAGTCCGTCACGGTTGAGTAG
- a CDS encoding DUF5693 family protein, producing the protein MKHFSYNRILLFVILIGFIASLVINIERYHVEEANQTVDLAIDYEGLVELAEREGVPVPEVLAQAKEAGITSLAVYDTTFKKLNLNGKAHATNGADILTAYHSGRLVDPMWRALVESGKIAPTKVYVTGHQESTFRELKEDLVRRLGSDRVEFLQVGNEEIIACAAHYESFLKLDMGMPTDEMRIVNDAGFYVLARPTNFQNATREDVAFVFQRLEGIRISEVVYSGPEMLGALKSIDDTAEFMKERNMTLGLLEDMTQLQFVKQAGLEDLAIGVGYDKIARLYTITKDEMLKLKISDAVDRWVSTDRERNIRINLMRIYEKPAPNMTLLETNLTYFRATKEALEAHGFTIGKASTFVDYQPSRLLRALVLAGVVAAGVLYLSLVSQWINRKSAWQYALFFLGALVFVIPIWMGVGGKVRIVAALMSANLFPTLAVISMLDFIRKRRPEQLGIIRLLVSAFSALLACGALSYVGAAYLSAALSDTSYFLEFGIFRGIKLTFVLPLVLVAIAFLARYDIFDGKFDNSAGIVGQLKELLDMPIKVKTLLFILFGVGAMVVFVLRSGHTSGLPVAGLEIKFRNMLEHLFYARPRSKELMIGHPAFMLAALAWQRRWPTMVLFLFVIVATIGQGSMVETFAHMRTPVEMSFFRGLGGILFGGIIGAAAVLAIDLWQRIIRSVKERS; encoded by the coding sequence ATGAAGCACTTTTCCTATAACAGAATATTACTTTTCGTCATTCTCATTGGCTTTATTGCCAGTCTTGTCATAAACATTGAACGGTATCATGTGGAAGAGGCAAATCAGACAGTTGATCTCGCTATTGACTATGAAGGACTCGTCGAGCTGGCAGAACGGGAAGGCGTACCTGTCCCTGAAGTTCTTGCACAGGCGAAGGAGGCGGGGATTACTTCGCTTGCCGTCTATGATACGACATTTAAAAAGCTCAATCTAAACGGCAAGGCGCATGCTACAAACGGTGCGGATATATTGACGGCTTATCACAGCGGTCGTCTTGTTGACCCTATGTGGCGCGCTCTCGTCGAGTCAGGGAAGATTGCGCCGACGAAAGTCTATGTGACAGGGCATCAGGAGAGTACCTTCCGCGAGCTCAAGGAAGATCTTGTGCGTCGTTTGGGATCAGATCGTGTTGAATTTCTACAGGTGGGCAACGAAGAAATAATTGCCTGTGCTGCGCACTACGAATCCTTCCTTAAGCTTGATATGGGGATGCCGACAGATGAGATGCGCATTGTTAATGATGCCGGATTTTACGTTCTCGCTCGTCCGACAAACTTCCAAAATGCGACACGAGAGGACGTCGCTTTCGTGTTTCAACGCCTTGAGGGAATCCGTATCTCTGAAGTTGTATACTCGGGCCCGGAAATGCTGGGGGCGTTGAAGTCTATTGACGATACTGCCGAATTTATGAAAGAGCGTAACATGACCCTCGGGCTTCTTGAGGACATGACGCAGCTCCAGTTCGTCAAGCAGGCGGGGCTTGAGGATTTGGCCATTGGTGTAGGATACGATAAAATAGCTCGTCTCTATACGATTACCAAGGATGAGATGCTCAAGCTTAAAATTTCCGACGCAGTGGATCGATGGGTATCGACAGATCGTGAGCGAAACATCCGTATCAATTTGATGCGGATCTACGAGAAGCCTGCGCCCAATATGACACTTTTGGAAACGAATCTTACATACTTCCGTGCAACGAAAGAGGCATTGGAGGCGCATGGTTTTACCATCGGCAAAGCATCAACCTTTGTAGACTATCAGCCGTCACGCCTTTTGCGCGCACTGGTGCTTGCCGGCGTTGTGGCTGCGGGAGTTCTCTATCTATCTCTTGTCTCGCAGTGGATCAATCGAAAATCTGCTTGGCAGTATGCCCTCTTTTTCTTGGGTGCGCTCGTCTTTGTCATTCCCATTTGGATGGGAGTAGGCGGCAAGGTGCGCATAGTCGCCGCACTTATGAGTGCAAACTTATTTCCGACACTTGCCGTCATTTCTATGCTCGATTTCATTCGGAAAAGGCGTCCGGAGCAGCTGGGCATTATACGACTGCTTGTGTCGGCATTCTCAGCTCTCCTCGCGTGCGGTGCACTCTCTTATGTGGGGGCAGCCTATCTGTCAGCCGCACTCTCCGATACGTCGTATTTCTTGGAGTTTGGGATTTTCCGAGGAATCAAACTCACCTTTGTTCTGCCGCTTGTGCTTGTTGCAATAGCATTCCTGGCGCGCTACGATATATTTGACGGTAAATTTGACAACAGTGCCGGCATTGTTGGACAGCTCAAAGAGCTTCTTGATATGCCAATCAAGGTTAAGACGCTGCTCTTTATTCTCTTCGGGGTTGGGGCAATGGTCGTCTTTGTGCTGCGTTCGGGACATACCTCAGGGCTGCCTGTCGCCGGCTTGGAAATTAAGTTCCGCAATATGCTCGAGCATCTCTTCTACGCGAGGCCTCGGTCAAAAGAGCTTATGATCGGGCATCCGGCCTTTATGCTTGCGGCATTGGCATGGCAGCGAAGATGGCCCACGATGGTACTTTTCCTCTTTGTCATTGTTGCGACAATCGGACAGGGATCGATGGTTGAGACTTTTGCACATATGCGAACACCGGTAGAGATGTCCTTCTTCCGCGGGCTGGGGGGAATTCTTTTTGGTGGTATTATAGGTGCTGCAGCGGTTCTGGCAATTGATCTATGGCAGCGTATTATTCGCTCGGTAAAGGAGCGTTCTTAA
- the csaB gene encoding polysaccharide pyruvyl transferase CsaB has protein sequence MKNIVISGYYGSKNAGDEAMLAAMIEVLSDLDPKLHIKVISANPVDTKRRHGVESIPWLSLLRIWKALGEADLLLSGGGSLLQNVTSKRSLYYYLSIIFMAQLRSVPVMLYAQGIGPILGFAARKIMQKLCNRSALITVRDQGSLSELLELGIDKPPIEATADPVLAIHPVTKDIGHEILKWNNADGIRPVIGISVREWKGWKHYKEMLAKAADQMVHELGARVVFLPMQYPEDVKVAQLIHDMMQEDSIVLDAEYTTSELLSIVGNMDLLVSIRLHALIFAGVMGVPMVGLSYDPKIDRFLSSVGEHAVGDLQATTVDALMKEVRIKWGCREECREKNRALLAPLRHLAAKNAELALGILRKH, from the coding sequence ATGAAGAACATCGTGATATCGGGGTACTACGGATCAAAAAACGCAGGTGACGAAGCAATGCTCGCTGCGATGATCGAAGTCCTATCCGATCTCGACCCAAAACTTCATATCAAGGTTATATCTGCAAATCCTGTGGATACGAAGCGCCGTCATGGTGTAGAATCCATTCCATGGCTCTCTCTGCTGCGAATATGGAAGGCCTTGGGAGAGGCAGATCTCCTTTTGTCGGGCGGCGGCTCGTTATTGCAGAATGTCACGAGCAAGCGAAGTCTATATTACTATCTGTCCATTATCTTTATGGCGCAGCTTCGCTCCGTACCGGTCATGCTTTATGCGCAGGGGATTGGTCCGATTCTCGGTTTTGCTGCACGAAAGATCATGCAGAAACTCTGCAATCGTTCAGCTCTTATCACGGTGCGGGATCAGGGCTCTTTATCGGAGCTTTTAGAACTCGGTATTGATAAGCCTCCCATCGAGGCGACGGCAGACCCTGTACTCGCCATACATCCGGTAACAAAGGATATTGGCCATGAAATTTTAAAATGGAATAATGCGGATGGGATTCGACCGGTTATCGGCATATCTGTCCGTGAATGGAAGGGCTGGAAGCACTATAAAGAGATGCTTGCAAAGGCAGCGGATCAGATGGTTCATGAGCTTGGCGCACGTGTCGTGTTCCTGCCGATGCAATATCCCGAAGATGTTAAAGTTGCGCAGCTGATTCATGATATGATGCAGGAGGATTCAATTGTTCTTGATGCCGAGTATACGACGAGTGAGCTGCTCTCTATTGTAGGAAATATGGATCTGCTTGTCAGCATTCGCCTGCATGCGCTGATCTTTGCCGGTGTCATGGGCGTACCGATGGTCGGGCTCTCCTACGACCCTAAGATAGATCGGTTCCTTTCATCTGTTGGTGAACATGCAGTTGGAGATCTGCAGGCGACGACGGTAGATGCATTGATGAAAGAAGTGCGCATCAAGTGGGGTTGTCGTGAGGAATGCAGAGAGAAGAATCGAGCTTTGCTTGCTCCGCTGCGCCACCTCGCGGCGAAGAACGCTGAATTGGCACTTGGAATTTTAAGGAAACACTGA
- a CDS encoding NlpC/P60 family protein, producing MMHIVRSVLLACLLMAVPLTTTQAAAILSENSHGQEVVRLQKELIRTGYLKDHADGIFGSATKAAVLAFQRDQELNATGIVDRATWQKLKNTSPKSTSTADVNIALKPASKANTTKRPTGKNEPADASTTKPSTTTKEAKPAKTTTKENKTATTSKSSKKIYTIKPLPPGKTVAYNQTFFDKKSVSNLISTAKKYIGVPYQFGGNTPKAFDCSGYLQYVFQENGFAIPRLADDQYKLGKTTKTKKELEPGDLVFFETYEKGASHCGIYLGKDEFIHASSSKGVRIDKLTDAYWQPRYYGGKKILK from the coding sequence ATGATGCATATAGTCCGATCTGTTCTTCTCGCCTGTCTGTTGATGGCTGTTCCGCTTACTACGACGCAGGCAGCGGCCATTCTTTCTGAAAACTCCCATGGACAGGAGGTCGTCCGCCTTCAAAAGGAACTTATACGTACGGGTTATCTGAAAGATCATGCCGACGGTATTTTCGGCTCTGCAACCAAGGCTGCTGTCCTGGCTTTTCAGCGTGATCAGGAACTCAATGCAACGGGTATTGTCGATCGAGCCACTTGGCAAAAGCTAAAAAACACGAGCCCCAAAAGCACCTCTACAGCCGACGTGAATATTGCACTAAAACCTGCCTCCAAGGCGAATACGACAAAAAGGCCCACAGGCAAAAACGAGCCTGCAGATGCCTCAACGACAAAGCCTTCCACCACCACAAAAGAGGCAAAGCCGGCAAAGACAACAACTAAGGAAAACAAGACTGCAACGACCTCCAAGTCCTCAAAGAAAATCTATACGATCAAGCCTCTTCCACCCGGTAAAACCGTTGCCTATAATCAAACTTTTTTTGATAAGAAATCTGTCTCTAATCTCATTTCGACAGCAAAGAAGTACATCGGTGTCCCCTATCAGTTCGGTGGAAACACGCCCAAGGCTTTTGACTGCTCCGGCTATCTGCAATATGTCTTTCAGGAAAACGGATTTGCTATCCCTCGCCTTGCAGATGACCAGTACAAGTTGGGCAAGACAACCAAGACAAAGAAGGAGCTCGAACCGGGCGATCTTGTTTTTTTCGAGACATATGAAAAGGGCGCCTCGCACTGCGGCATTTATCTAGGTAAAGATGAATTTATTCACGCATCTTCCAGCAAGGGAGTTCGTATCGATAAACTTACGGACGCCTACTGGCAGCCACGTTATTATGGCGGAAAAAAAATATTAAAGTAG
- the prfB gene encoding peptide chain release factor 2 (programmed frameshift), whose protein sequence is MLEDYKPELTALQLKLSEMGDSLDVARKEEKIAELEYKMSEPSFWDDTEEAQRINQEVADLKGGVDKYKELVGKADDAMTLLELAMEDGDAELEEEIKTSVEEIKTGMRSLELELLLSGPYDKNNAILNLHAGAGGTEAQDWTQMLLRMYGRWAERHGFTVVTADLLPGDEAGVKSATLFINGHNAYGYLKSEKGVHRLVRISPFDSNARRHTSFCACDIMPEVDDAVEVDIDMKDVRVDTYRASGAGGQHINKTSSAVRMTHEPTGIVVQCQNERSQLQNREQCLKMLRAKLFELELEKKEAELAKLEGDQQKIEWGSQIRSYVFQPYTMVKDHRTNTETGNVQAVMDGEIDPFIESYLSAKANHQI, encoded by the exons TTGCTGGAAGATTATAAGCCTGAACTAACAGCGCTTCAGTTGAAGCTCTCTGAAATGGGGGATTCACTT GACGTTGCTCGCAAGGAAGAAAAAATTGCTGAACTAGAGTACAAGATGAGTGAGCCGAGCTTCTGGGATGACACCGAAGAAGCCCAGAGGATTAACCAAGAGGTCGCTGACCTCAAGGGAGGCGTCGATAAGTACAAAGAGCTTGTAGGCAAGGCAGATGATGCAATGACACTTCTTGAGCTTGCCATGGAAGATGGAGATGCAGAGCTCGAGGAAGAGATTAAGACAAGCGTAGAAGAGATTAAGACAGGGATGCGCAGTCTTGAGCTCGAACTGCTTTTATCGGGTCCCTATGATAAAAACAATGCCATTCTGAACCTTCATGCAGGTGCCGGCGGTACAGAGGCACAGGACTGGACACAGATGCTTCTGCGCATGTATGGCCGTTGGGCGGAGCGCCATGGCTTTACGGTTGTCACGGCTGACCTTCTTCCGGGAGATGAAGCAGGAGTTAAGTCGGCGACGCTTTTCATCAATGGACACAATGCTTACGGTTATTTAAAGTCAGAAAAAGGAGTGCACCGTCTCGTACGAATTTCCCCGTTTGACTCCAATGCACGTCGTCATACATCCTTTTGCGCCTGTGATATCATGCCGGAAGTTGACGATGCTGTCGAGGTCGATATCGACATGAAGGATGTTCGCGTTGATACCTATCGTGCCTCCGGTGCCGGCGGGCAGCACATAAATAAAACATCGTCCGCTGTCCGTATGACGCATGAGCCGACAGGGATTGTCGTTCAGTGTCAGAATGAGCGCAGTCAGCTCCAGAATCGAGAGCAATGTCTAAAGATGCTCCGCGCGAAGCTCTTTGAGCTGGAACTTGAGAAGAAGGAAGCTGAGCTTGCCAAGCTTGAAGGCGATCAGCAGAAAATTGAGTGGGGAAGCCAGATTCGCTCTTATGTATTCCAGCCGTATACGATGGTCAAGGATCATCGCACGAATACGGAAACGGGCAATGTGCAGGCAGTCATGGATGGAGAAATCGATCCTTTCATTGAGTCATATTTATCGGCAAAGGCAAACCATCAGATTTGA
- the sdaAB gene encoding L-serine ammonia-lyase, iron-sulfur-dependent subunit beta produces MRSVFDIIGPIMIGPSSSHTAGGVRIGLMAGKILGETIAEVHIALHGSFQATYRGHGTDKALVAGILGFRPDDECIRESLEIARNNHIKVSFYPVDLEEAHPNTAIIHLTGVSGKKLTIQGASVGGGNILITNIDGYEVELSGTYPALITIHHDMPGVITKVTGIIARYELNIAFMSVSRKKRGESAMMIIQLDDQPSDELMEDCCQVYGVESAMSIPSI; encoded by the coding sequence ATGCGCAGTGTATTTGATATTATCGGACCGATCATGATAGGGCCGTCAAGTTCCCATACGGCGGGAGGTGTGCGAATTGGACTCATGGCCGGAAAAATTCTTGGAGAAACGATTGCCGAGGTACACATTGCGCTTCATGGATCCTTTCAGGCGACGTATCGAGGGCATGGGACGGATAAGGCTCTTGTTGCCGGAATTTTAGGCTTTCGACCGGATGATGAGTGCATTCGTGAATCTTTGGAGATTGCTCGGAACAATCACATAAAAGTCTCCTTTTATCCTGTAGATCTTGAGGAAGCTCATCCGAATACGGCTATTATTCATTTAACGGGTGTTTCAGGAAAGAAACTGACGATACAGGGCGCTTCTGTTGGAGGCGGCAATATTTTGATCACAAATATTGATGGTTACGAGGTTGAGCTATCCGGGACATATCCGGCGCTCATTACGATCCATCATGATATGCCGGGGGTTATTACAAAGGTTACGGGCATTATAGCGCGCTATGAGCTTAACATTGCATTCATGTCCGTATCAAGAAAAAAGCGCGGAGAGAGTGCCATGATGATTATTCAGCTCGACGATCAGCCCTCCGATGAGTTGATGGAAGATTGTTGTCAGGTCTACGGCGTTGAGAGTGCGATGAGCATCCCGAGTATTTGA